The Pseudomonadota bacterium genome includes a window with the following:
- the tuf gene encoding elongation factor Tu (EF-Tu; promotes GTP-dependent binding of aminoacyl-tRNA to the A-site of ribosomes during protein biosynthesis; when the tRNA anticodon matches the mRNA codon, GTP hydrolysis results; the inactive EF-Tu-GDP leaves the ribosome and release of GDP is promoted by elongation factor Ts; many prokaryotes have two copies of the gene encoding EF-Tu) codes for RTTDVTGIVNLQAGVEMVMPGDNVTIEGQLITPIAMEDGLRFAIREGGRTVGAGVINKIVE; via the coding sequence CCGGACGACCGACGTGACCGGGATTGTAAACCTTCAGGCGGGAGTAGAGATGGTAATGCCTGGAGACAACGTGACGATCGAAGGGCAGCTGATTACCCCGATTGCGATGGAAGACGGACTGCGCTTTGCGATCCGAGAAGGTGGCCGTACTGTAGGCGCCGGTGTTATTAACAAGATTGTCGAGTAG
- the rpsJ gene encoding 30S ribosomal protein S10: MPTQKIRIRLKGYDHKLLDKSTIEIVETAKRTGASIAGPIPLPTSINKYCVLRSPHVDKKSREHFEMRTHRRLLDILEPTQQTIDALMKLQLSAGVDVEIKL, from the coding sequence CTGCCGACTCAGAAAATTAGAATCAGGCTTAAAGGTTACGATCACAAGCTCCTGGACAAATCAACGATTGAAATCGTTGAGACCGCTAAGCGTACAGGTGCAAGTATTGCCGGGCCTATCCCGTTACCGACAAGCATCAACAAGTATTGTGTGCTTCGGTCACCTCATGTGGATAAGAAATCGAGAGAGCATTTCGAGATGCGTACCCATCGTCGCCTTCTTGATATCCTTGAGCCAACGCAGCAGACGATTGACGCCCTGATGAAACTCCAGCTTTCAGCGGGAGTCGATGTAGAGATAAAGCTGTAA
- the rplC gene encoding 50S ribosomal protein L3: protein MPKTIGILGRKVGMTRVYSDAGAAIPVTAIEAGPCVVLQRKTVDNDGYSAIQVGFVGLKDSRLNKPMAGHVKAAGKGGFYHINEFRVENPEQYELGQEIRVEELFKAGDLVDVSGVSKGRGFQGVMKRHGFSGGPDTHGSMCHRAPGSIGCSAWPSRVVKGKKLPGRMGNDLVTKKNVMIIDIRPEDNVLLVKGNVPGAKQGLLQIYCK from the coding sequence ATGCCTAAAACTATCGGAATACTTGGCAGGAAAGTTGGAATGACCAGGGTTTACTCTGATGCCGGAGCGGCCATCCCGGTGACTGCTATTGAGGCTGGTCCCTGTGTCGTCCTCCAGAGAAAAACGGTTGATAATGACGGTTATTCCGCTATCCAGGTCGGCTTTGTCGGCTTGAAGGATTCCCGGCTTAACAAGCCCATGGCCGGTCACGTTAAAGCAGCCGGGAAAGGCGGCTTTTACCATATCAATGAGTTCAGGGTTGAAAACCCTGAGCAATATGAACTCGGTCAGGAAATCAGGGTCGAAGAACTTTTCAAGGCCGGTGACCTGGTGGATGTCAGTGGAGTCTCGAAAGGGCGCGGGTTCCAGGGTGTAATGAAGAGACATGGTTTCAGCGGCGGTCCTGATACCCACGGCTCCATGTGTCACAGGGCTCCGGGCTCTATCGGTTGCAGTGCCTGGCCCAGCCGGGTTGTTAAGGGCAAGAAGCTTCCGGGTCGGATGGGTAATGATCTGGTGACCAAGAAAAACGTCATGATCATTGATATCCGTCCGGAGGATAATGTGCTGCTGGTCAAAGGCAATGTCCCGGGCGCCAAGCAGGGGTTACTGCAGATTTACTGTAAATAA
- the rplD gene encoding 50S ribosomal protein L4: MAVTEVKNIKNEKAGEVELNDAIFGVEVKQHIIHDIVRMQLANRRSGNAHTKTKAEVRGGGAKPWRQKGTGRARAGSRTSPLWRGGGTVFGPRTKDYSYKVPKKVRKLGLCMALSSRLAEENLVVLDEFRLEEIKTRNFVEVMNRLELDNALIVIGESNANLEKSSRNVPGYKVMPTAGLNVYDILLHKKIVLVQDCLGKLEERVLS, encoded by the coding sequence ATGGCAGTTACAGAAGTTAAGAATATAAAAAATGAGAAGGCCGGTGAGGTTGAGCTGAACGATGCCATTTTTGGTGTTGAGGTGAAACAGCACATCATTCATGACATCGTCAGAATGCAGTTGGCCAATCGCCGTAGCGGCAATGCTCATACCAAAACCAAGGCTGAAGTCAGGGGTGGCGGTGCCAAGCCCTGGAGGCAGAAAGGAACCGGACGTGCGCGTGCCGGCTCAAGGACTTCTCCGCTCTGGCGTGGGGGTGGTACGGTGTTCGGTCCTCGGACCAAGGACTACAGCTATAAGGTCCCCAAGAAGGTTCGTAAGCTTGGGCTCTGTATGGCGCTGAGTTCACGACTTGCCGAGGAAAATCTGGTGGTTCTTGATGAGTTCCGTCTTGAGGAGATCAAGACCAGAAACTTTGTAGAGGTTATGAACCGGCTGGAGCTTGACAACGCATTGATCGTGATTGGCGAATCCAATGCCAATCTTGAGAAGTCATCCCGTAATGTTCCGGGATACAAGGTGATGCCGACCGCGGGACTCAATGTTTACGATATTCTACTTCACAAAAAGATCGTCCTCGTTCAGGACTGCCTTGGGAAGCTTGAAGAGAGGGTGCTGTCATGA
- a CDS encoding 50S ribosomal protein L23, whose product MKNICNVVKKPCLTEKGMTLQEVHNQVVVKVDTQANKIEIKEAVEQMFKVKVDKVRTANMHGKSKRVGRHSGRRNDWKKAIVTLAEGHKINFLEDL is encoded by the coding sequence ATGAAAAACATCTGTAATGTGGTCAAGAAGCCGTGTCTGACTGAAAAGGGGATGACCCTTCAGGAAGTCCACAACCAGGTTGTTGTAAAAGTCGATACCCAGGCCAACAAGATAGAAATCAAGGAAGCCGTTGAGCAGATGTTCAAAGTGAAGGTCGACAAGGTACGGACAGCGAATATGCACGGAAAGAGCAAAAGGGTTGGGCGCCATTCCGGACGGAGGAACGACTGGAAGAAAGCCATCGTGACATTGGCTGAGGGGCACAAGATCAACTTTCTGGAAGATCTGTAA
- the rplB gene encoding 50S ribosomal protein L2, whose product MPTKTYKPTSPGKRTLVTIVNPDLSKDRPEKKLVRALSKSGGRNNNGRVTARHIGGGHKRKYRIIDFKRDKDNIPSKVATIEYDPNRSANIALLNYADGEKRYIICPLGMKVGDSVVSGDSVDIKPGNCMPMGNMPLGSTIHNLEMRIDKGAQLVRSAGTSAQLMAKEGEYVLVKLPSGEVRRFHRKCRASIGQIGNIEHERQKLGKAGRNRWLGRRPKVRGVAMNPHDHPMGGGEGKSSGGRHPCTPWGIPTKGYKTRKRKQSDKDIVTKRS is encoded by the coding sequence ATGCCAACTAAGACCTACAAACCGACATCACCGGGCAAAAGGACACTGGTAACCATTGTCAATCCGGACTTGTCCAAAGACCGTCCGGAGAAAAAACTGGTCAGGGCTTTGAGTAAGAGTGGTGGCCGTAATAACAATGGCCGGGTAACTGCAAGGCATATCGGCGGTGGACACAAGCGGAAATACAGAATCATCGATTTTAAACGGGACAAAGACAATATCCCGTCAAAGGTAGCGACGATCGAGTATGACCCGAACCGTTCTGCAAACATTGCCTTGCTGAACTATGCAGATGGTGAGAAACGTTATATTATATGTCCCCTCGGTATGAAAGTTGGTGACAGTGTGGTTTCCGGTGATTCTGTTGATATCAAACCGGGCAACTGTATGCCAATGGGAAATATGCCGCTCGGATCTACAATCCATAATCTTGAGATGCGGATTGATAAAGGGGCTCAGCTTGTTCGCAGCGCCGGGACATCGGCGCAGCTCATGGCCAAAGAAGGCGAGTATGTACTCGTTAAACTGCCGTCCGGTGAGGTTCGAAGATTTCACCGGAAATGCCGGGCCAGTATCGGGCAGATCGGCAATATCGAGCATGAGCGGCAGAAACTCGGCAAGGCCGGGCGAAATCGCTGGCTTGGCAGACGGCCCAAAGTGCGTGGCGTGGCCATGAACCCGCACGATCATCCAATGGGTGGTGGTGAAGGAAAAAGCTCCGGTGGTCGTCATCCGTGTACCCCATGGGGTATACCGACCAAGGGATATAAAACCAGAAAACGTAAGCAGTCTGACAAAGATATTGTCACCAAAAGATCGTAG
- the rpsS gene encoding 30S ribosomal protein S19, whose amino-acid sequence MARSVKKGPFVDGHLMEKVVKAKETGSRKVIKTWSRRSDIIPDMVGLTLAVHNGKKFIPVFVSENMVGQKLGEYSPTRTYYGHAAGKKGKK is encoded by the coding sequence GTGGCTCGTTCTGTAAAAAAAGGACCGTTTGTAGATGGTCATCTGATGGAAAAGGTTGTCAAGGCCAAAGAGACTGGTTCGCGAAAAGTCATCAAAACCTGGTCCCGGCGCTCTGACATTATTCCTGATATGGTTGGGCTGACTCTAGCAGTTCATAATGGTAAGAAATTCATCCCGGTTTTCGTATCAGAGAACATGGTAGGACAGAAACTGGGAGAATATTCTCCCACCAGGACCTATTATGGTCACGCTGCCGGGAAGAAAGGTAAGAAATAG
- the rplV gene encoding 50S ribosomal protein L22 has product MEAKAFAKQIRISPQKARLVADLVRGKDVGSAINTLRFMPKKGARIIRKIIESALANAGQNEAIDVDTLYVKTIFIDGGPMMKRIRPRAQGRANRILKRTSHITVVLDEQ; this is encoded by the coding sequence ATGGAAGCCAAGGCGTTTGCCAAACAAATACGGATCTCTCCCCAGAAGGCCAGACTGGTCGCTGATCTGGTAAGGGGTAAAGATGTGGGGTCGGCAATTAACACTCTGCGCTTTATGCCCAAGAAAGGGGCGAGGATTATCCGTAAGATTATTGAGTCAGCTCTTGCCAATGCTGGTCAGAATGAAGCCATTGATGTTGATACGCTGTACGTAAAAACAATCTTTATTGATGGCGGCCCGATGATGAAACGGATTCGACCCCGGGCGCAAGGTAGGGCGAACAGGATTCTAAAGAGAACCAGCCACATTACCGTGGTTCTGGATGAGCAATAA
- the rpsC gene encoding 30S ribosomal protein S3, whose product MGQKVNPIGFRLNIVRTWDSIWYADREYAAYFLEDQKIRKYLKKRLYHAGVSKIEIARTGEKVRVKIHTARPGIVIGKKGAEIEALKNDLDRFSKRECHVDIQEVRRPESEAQLVAENVAMQLERRVAFRRAMKKSVSIALKFGAKGIKISCSGRLGGAEMSRTEWFREGRVPLHTLRADIDYGFAEANTTYGKIGVKVWIFKGEILTDTEIE is encoded by the coding sequence TTGGGTCAGAAAGTTAATCCTATAGGTTTTAGACTTAACATTGTAAGGACCTGGGATTCCATCTGGTACGCTGATCGTGAATATGCAGCGTATTTCCTGGAGGATCAGAAAATCAGGAAATACCTGAAGAAACGTCTTTACCATGCTGGCGTTTCCAAGATTGAGATTGCCAGGACAGGTGAGAAGGTCAGGGTCAAGATCCATACAGCACGTCCAGGAATCGTTATCGGGAAAAAGGGTGCTGAAATCGAGGCCCTGAAAAATGATCTCGACAGGTTTTCCAAACGCGAATGCCATGTTGACATTCAGGAAGTAAGACGTCCTGAGTCAGAGGCTCAACTGGTGGCGGAAAATGTTGCCATGCAGCTTGAACGTCGGGTGGCTTTCAGAAGGGCTATGAAAAAGTCAGTAAGTATCGCCTTGAAGTTCGGAGCCAAAGGGATTAAGATCTCCTGCTCCGGTCGGCTGGGGGGTGCAGAAATGTCGCGGACTGAATGGTTTCGTGAAGGCAGGGTTCCGTTGCACACACTCCGTGCCGACATTGATTATGGTTTCGCGGAAGCGAATACCACCTACGGCAAAATTGGTGTGAAAGTCTGGATCTTCAAAGGCGAAATACTCACCGATACCGAGATAGAGTAA
- the rplP gene encoding 50S ribosomal protein L16 — protein MLSPKKVKFRKQMKGRLTGVALRGSSLEFGDYALKAVECGRMSAQHIEAARIAINRKIKRGGKLWIRVFPAKPITKKPAETRMGKGKGNPEYWVAPIKPGKILYELAGVDEELAIRALTLAGNKLPFATKIITRETSI, from the coding sequence ATGTTAAGTCCCAAAAAAGTTAAGTTCAGAAAACAGATGAAGGGCCGGCTCACAGGTGTAGCGCTCCGTGGCTCTTCCTTGGAGTTCGGTGATTATGCCCTGAAAGCAGTTGAATGCGGAAGAATGAGTGCTCAGCACATTGAGGCTGCCCGTATTGCGATCAACAGGAAGATTAAAAGGGGCGGTAAACTCTGGATCAGAGTGTTTCCTGCCAAACCTATTACCAAAAAGCCTGCTGAGACAAGAATGGGTAAAGGTAAAGGGAATCCGGAATACTGGGTGGCTCCCATTAAACCGGGCAAGATTCTCTATGAACTTGCCGGTGTTGATGAGGAACTGGCCATCAGAGCGTTGACCCTTGCCGGGAACAAATTGCCGTTTGCAACAAAGATTATTACAAGAGAGACATCAATATGA
- the rpmC gene encoding 50S ribosomal protein L29 yields the protein MKTKDLRELSIEDLVIKEKDLAQELFNLKFQHGIRSLENPAKLGVLSKQIARVKTIANEKRREQAAS from the coding sequence ATGAAGACTAAAGATTTGCGTGAACTGAGTATTGAGGATCTCGTGATTAAAGAGAAAGACCTTGCCCAGGAACTCTTTAACCTGAAATTTCAGCATGGAATTCGTTCTCTGGAAAATCCGGCGAAACTGGGTGTTCTCAGTAAACAGATAGCCAGGGTCAAGACCATTGCTAATGAAAAACGCCGGGAACAGGCCGCAAGCTGA
- the rpsQ gene encoding 30S ribosomal protein S17 → MAEVEIKKNKRTLVGVVVSTKMDKSVVVQTERMVRHKLYGKSIRQHDKYMADDPENSCNIGDRIMIEECRPLSKNKRWRVRKIVERAV, encoded by the coding sequence ATGGCAGAAGTAGAAATAAAAAAGAACAAGAGAACTCTGGTGGGTGTTGTGGTCAGCACCAAAATGGACAAAAGTGTTGTTGTCCAAACAGAACGTATGGTCCGTCACAAACTGTACGGTAAGTCTATCCGTCAGCATGACAAATATATGGCTGATGACCCCGAGAACAGCTGCAATATTGGTGACAGAATCATGATTGAGGAATGTCGGCCCCTGAGCAAAAACAAGAGATGGCGGGTCAGAAAGATTGTAGAACGTGCAGTGTGA